The DNA sequence ccgtttttttttttggcatcgtcccaacatttttaaaacaaaaagttcaaaaaaaaattgaaatgcaaTCACTCAATCGTGACCATGTCCTTGAGCATATAGCGACGGATTGTGATGTATAAAGCGAAATATGGTGAAATCCAGTGACATTAGGCGTTAGAGTTAACCtctataaataaattttagcaagaggtAACGCGCATTAGTTACTTTTTGACTGGATCAGACCACACTGACTTCTACgctgatttttgtttaaacaaCTGCTTTCGGAAATGGTTAGCTGACTGATTCTCGGACTATAATGCTACCATATATAGTCAGTTACTGAATCAAAGTAGATATAGTACCTACTTGCTAAATCCTGGAATTGCCAAGGTACGTGAACTATTCCTTTTCCTTAACTGTTCCTGAATTTGAAATCAATGCAAGGACTGATAACCCATATCACAGATATGTGGCAGTTCCTAGACCGGTATAGGGAAAGGATtagttccaggatcggtataGGGTCTTTATAAATTCCAGGGACTTAAAGGTTCCTGGTTTGGTTTCAAGATTACTTCCATGACCCAAAGGAATTGAACAATTTCAAAAATGAATTAGGTTCAAAGGTTCATACCAGGGCCGCTCAGGATCAATTCATGATATGTCAGGGGTGTATTTCAGGACTATTTCCAGGACTGGTTCAGACCCAATTCTACGATCGGTATATGTTGGGGATCAGTTCCAGTGCTGCTCACGGTCTAGGATAAATCCCAGAGCCGATATGGGTTTAGGATCAGTTTCATTTCTCGCAATGGATCAAAATTAGTCTCTCTTGATGTGTGTCTCTTGATGAAATGAACTAGCTACATAATAAATCTGTGTCAATCCGTCGATAATATGGCAGATTATAGAATTTTATTTAGACATATGATTCTAGATAGTCGAAGTCTAAATAAGAGAAAATAAACCTCTGAATATGTGGTTTTAAACGAAAGTTTGAACAACATAGGAGTATGTTGGTATGGTTttgagaggctttggctcctgcggagttctttcgcaTAACATAGGAGTATACATCCTTTTtcgcagaagaagaagaagaagaagacgtaGAATTTTATCGAGACGAATTAAGAAAAGGATTTAAGTTTCAAGCTAAAATATCGCGtcatacatgtttgtttttgctactgTTTTCACGAAGTCCTTATACATGCTGTCACATTTCTGTCATGGAAGATAGTTGGGCTAGGTTAGTTATTGCTtgtccgtgtgcgtgtgtgtgtatatgtatgaACTTAACGAATTGTGTCCGCTAGCTGTTCAGGCATCATCGTAGTAGCCTGTCACTCATCGCCACACTTGCACACTCTCACGTTAGATGCACGATTTGACAGTTGGTGACAGAAGATGGTGAACTCCGCTTGAATGGTATTCTGCATTCGAATTTGGCGCAAAtctcgtgtgtgcgtgtgcgctcGCTGCACAGCAAAGATGGGCAACAGCTGGTGGCGGTGTGTCGAAAACTGTCCAATCAAACCGTGCATAGCTTGCCTAGCGATCGACTTTCTTGCCTGGtgcttttttctgttgctgttgtgtgtgtgggttagAGGTATCTGTGCCGTCACTGTTCACGCCCAAGCAAGCTCCAGCGTGTTTGCCGTGTGTTCTCGGGCTCAGTAATGGATTggcgctctttctctcgctaGCAGGAGAACGGTGAGAACGGCGGGGTGCAGCTACGATCGTCCGCCCATCTGGCGGACGGTGGGCGCCGTTCGTCGAGCCGCTCGTCCATCGGCAGTGACAGCAGCTTGCGGGCGCAGCAGCGGGCCGCAATCGACGCAGCGGACGAGGACATGGTGGACGGTGGCGGCGTCGGCCAGACCGTTGTGCGCAGCGGTAGCAGccacagtagcagcagcagcagtgcctcCAGCAACTTGAACGGCGACCGGCGACCGTCCACCAGTGGGGGCACCCACccccaccatcatcagcaccacaacaacaacaacaacggggGTACGTTCGGCACCGGCGCAACGcacggcagcaacagcatcaacaacaacgacacGAGCGACGACCGCTCCTCGACCCGATCCTCGACGTCGAACGAGAACGACTCGTCGGGCAGCAGCCCGTCGACTGGCGGAGGCGCCGGTTCGATGACACTGCCGGCCGGCTGGTCGATGCAGCTCGCCCCGAACGGGCGCGTCTTCTTCATCGATCACAACGAGCGCAAGACGTCGTGGGTGGATCCGCGAACTGGCCGGGCCAGTCCGATGCCGACCAGCCAGGGCTCGGCCGCCCTGAACGACGTGCGCCGGCCGGAGGACGGGCTAGCGCCGCTGCCGGAAGGCTGGGAGGAGCGGGTGCACAGCGATGGCCGTATCTTCTTTATCGATCACAGTAAGTGTGGCTAGGCCTTCGGATGGAACGTTTCCATTTGGGCTCCGTTGTACTATTGTGCTATCTTTTACCTTCCTGCAGACACCAGAACCACCCAGTGGGAAGATCCACGGCTGTCCATACCGAACATCGCCGGGCAGGCGGTTCCTTACTCGCGCGACTACAAGCGAAAGTACGAGTACCTGAAGACGCAGCTACGAAAACCGGTAAGTGATCGCTTTGGTGTTTCTAGTGTATTTTGTTTATATGTAAGAACTTGTCCACCATAGGATGGCCTAACAAGTATAACCTAATGAAAGCAATGCCCTTAAAATCACTTCCTTATTGTCAAGCTTTGCCTCAGTTACGAAACTGTGAGCTGTCCCTAAAAGCCAAAATCGGTTCACTGCAATTAAAGAGGTCTAGAGTCTGTTTAATTCACGGGAACATAGCCAAAATTGGTTCGTTTGTATCGTATTGTGTATTTCTGAAGCCTGAAGTCGAAGAAATGGGTGACTTTGCGCAGTTCATTGAACGCAGTTCGAtatgtttttgcaaaattgaagCAGTAATGGAACCTTTTAACCGTCATGTATACGGCCGCCTACCCGTGTAAGTTTCGCATCCTAATTCCAAAATAACTTTGGATTTAGTAGTCGTATcgaattcaaattaaaaaaaaaatgcctcaGAAAAGATGTTTCCTAACCAtgtgcaaaaactaaaaaatatcaagaatgtttaaatattgtttttaattatttaagttTATATACCCTACAACAAGTACAACCGCCTACAACGCagcagtgtttttttgtattcgtcACCTGGATACCGATCTTGGGATAAATATAAACACCTCCTTGATTTGctattttttcgagcaggcacTCGAATCTAATACTAGCTTTGAgactagaataatctagactgaaaattgcaggctagttttatgtgtggttttgtatggagtgtttacatgatttcagcctccaactgtcaaactccatactaAAAGCTGAcgagaatcgtgaagggccccattatttACTCAGCTATTCATGGATCTTCCCGATCGAAACTTTATtcaaaaggattttttttggttcaatctGTTAAAACCAGCTctggagccgttggtgcggaacCGGCTTCGTTGAGTTGGAGTGGAGCTGGCTCCGAAATTGTCTGGAACTAGTCGGAGCCGGTTTTTAATAAAGCATGATAAGAATATTTCATAGATCGTgaacatatatttttatacaacaagcaaaacaattgaaaaatttatataacttttgaaagaaacgtaagtaaaacttaaaaaaaggcTTAAGCATCCACTCAAAACTTTCGGCCTGGCAGGTTGGGGTGTTGGAGTTACAAAGTAGTGGAGTTGTACGGTTACGTAAAGTGTTTGGTCGTACACAAGACGGTTAATGTACCGACAACAAAATGGCCTGCGTGTTTATACGGCGTTGTTGAAGAGTTTCGAGACGCCATCTGAAGGTGACAGTAAACTCCAATCACTCCATGGTAGTATCAGTGCAATTGCAAAACGTGTCATTTTCATTAGTTGCGTTGTTCTCATTGCTTTAGATAAGGAAACTTAAAAAAACTGATAGATATTCATAGATTGTACGATTGCGATGTATAGTGCTTTTATACGATACGACAATTATCGAAGACAATGGTGATTTTGAAGGTCATTCCCTCTGTAAACATGTATTTGTAGTGTTGTCGCTTTAGCTTCTTTACAAGAAGGAGCCTTAAATCTAGAACTTCATCCATTTGTTGGATAGCATAGACACTTGCATGATAGCATGATTTGCACGAGAACACTTTTGAGCATCCAAAACATCCAAGACATCTCGAAGGCCTGACGAAACACGAATATCACGAACTGCTCTACAATACAATTAATAGAAGTGATCTGTGGTTGCTGCCTAATAGTGCTGTTGAATAGTTGTAGACGTCGTGTGACCAATTTTGACACTCTTTAATTTATTGCATTCTTAGTCAAGTCTAGTTTTGATAGCTTCGCTAGCAATATACCCTAGGATATACAGTGGCTCATCGTATTACGAATTTAATCCGTCCCAGTACCTCATTCGCTATACGAAGAACTTGCGGGAGGCTCTTTCCTGTATTATTTGTATGgaaagtgaaataattggtTTACTGGAATGGGAGGCTTTACTCGTTAACCTGAGATATGTGTAAATTCAGTCTTCTTGATGTCCCATATCCATCAATAGTTGTCATTGGAGTATAAACTCAATCATTTTCAACGTAGAATAGAGTTATATCAGTTTAGCTCCTTGATTGATACGGatagctttttttgtgtatcgAGGTCATCCAATGAGACCTTTCAGATTTCTGCAATAATTCCTAAGGCATACGAAAGCTAAACAATCGTACTAGACAGGTTGGTAAGGCAATAGGgcatcattttaaaaataccTGGATCGAGTCTATAGTTCGTTTTGAGCTTATGAAGATCTGTTGATTTCAAATGTGGTAAGATCCAaaaggttttgtggaatgCTAACAGATGCCTTGTTTATAGCTTCCTGAAATATGATGTTCGGATGCTGAATACATCGGAAACCACGATTGGGGAAAAGTTCAGCAATTTCGCCATCGTTCGAAGTTATCTGCGCCGTTCTTGTGCGTGCATCAGCAGAACTAATTTCAAATACTCTCTTCCTCACAAATAGCAAAACGTGCCGAACAAGATCGAAATCAAGGTGCGCCGTGCGTCCATCATGGAGGATTCCTACCGGATCATCAACTCGGTCACGCGGCTCGATCTGCTCAAGACGAAGCTGTGGATCGAGTTCGAGGGCGAGGCAGGTCTGGACTATGGTGGGCTGGCGCGCGAATGGTTCTACCTGCTGTCGAAGGAAATGTTCAACCCGTACTACGGCCTGTTCGAGTACTCGGCGATGGACAACTACACGCTCCAGATCAACCCGTACAGCGAGCTGTGCAACGAGGACCACCTGCTGTACTTTAGGTAAGGCGGAGGGAAGGAACAGGCTTTCCCATTCCCCCCACTGCATGGGAAGCATATGCTAACGCGTCCGTTTCCCACTCTAGATTCATTGGCCGGATCGCCGGCATGGCGGTGTACCACGGCAAGCTGCTCGATGCGTTCTTCATCCGGCCGTTCTACAAGATGATGCTGCAGAAACCGATCGACCTAAAGGACATGGAGGCGGTCGACACCGAGTACTACAACTCGCTCGTCTGGATCAAGGAGAACGACCCGAGCGAGCTGATGCTGACGTTCTGCGTCGACGAGGAAACGTTCGGGCAGACGACGCAGCACGAGCTGCTGCCGAACGGGGCCGACATCGACGTGACGAACGAGAACAAGGACGAGTACATCCGGCTGGTCATCCAGTGGCGGTTCGTGTCGCGCGTCCAGGTGCAGATGCAAGCGTTCCTGGACGGGTTCGGTTCGCTGGTGCCGCTCAACCTGCTCAAGATCTTCGACGAGCACGAGCTGGAGCTGCTGATGTGCGGCATTCAGAACATCGACCTGCGGGACTGGAAGCGCAACACGCTGTACAAGGGCGACTACTACCCGAACCACGTCGTCATCCAGTGGTTCTGGCGGGCGGTGCTGTCCTTCTCGAACGAGATGCGCGCCCGGCTGCTGCAGTTCGTGACCGGCACGTCCCGCGTCCCGATGAACGGCTTCAAGGAACTGTACGGCTCGAACGGCCCGCAAATGTTCACGATCGAGAAGTGGGGCACGCCGGAAAACTACCCCCGGGCACACACGTGGTACGTTGCGATGCCTGCCTCTCGCTGGTGCTTGCTTTCTCATATCTCTATTTCATTCTCATTATTTTGTCTTGCAGCTTCAATCGATTAGACTTGCCACCGTACGAAAGCTACCAGCAGCTGAAGGATCGTCTCATTCAGGCCGTCGAGGGCAGTCAGGGTTTCGCCGGCGTCGATTAGATATGTTAGCGATACTCACGGTGTCTGCCTGTGCTTTGGTGCGGTCGCTTGCTGcagcacagagagagagagagagagagagagagagagagagaagacacaTAACATACACACGCCCCGTCCACACACAGTATGCCATCACACGTTCAATAAGaagaaacgaaacaacaaTACGGTTAGAGAAATTTCTTAGCTTCGCAAACACCACATGGATGCGCTCCCTTCTCCGAACCCCCCCACTGTACGCCGTCAGCCGGGGCTGCATTCAGTCCGACAGATCGGCCAAGCCAAGAAAGATGCTGGCGGTGGGACGGCTCATGACAATCAAGTGTACACACCCTCGGGGCGGGGGTTTGCTCAAACATGTGCGGTTAGTTAGGTTAGGCGTAATAGAAATAGCTAGGCTCTAGGGATAGGAGAAGACGGTTGCGGCAGGACAACGCAGCAACACAGGCCCGGTGAGCGAAACTTAAACAACGTGATATTTGATACCAGCtgccaaaaaagaaaggaaaacaaggaaaaagaaacatattCGAAGGGTAGAAACTCTTGTGCGCGAAAACCAAACGGCAACAAACCgtgcaaaatcaaacaaacaaacaaaaaaacaccatcatCGCAATCATCGCGAAATGATAAACAAAAACTCGTAGGCATACGTTGTAAAAAACGGCTCCCTCCCCCCCAATGTGACGGTGTGAACGAGAAACCAAAGTCCAAAGAAAGCATTGCGCCTCCCATCCTCGTTTACAGCCGCTCGGAGAGAGAACTGAGTGAACAGCTGATGCAGACACCCAAGCCCAAGTTAGGGTTTGTAGGCATATATGATAcagaaaattgaaacaaaaacgcaaGAAAACACAGGGGAGGGTCGTATTTCGTCGGTGTCATTGGTAAAGCTACGACTACCATCAGCAGGCAGCTCAGTTTTGCCAAAATTGGTTTTTggtcggggtttttttttttagttggcaAAGATAGCAAAGAAACGTATCGATAACTTGATCGGATTGTGCATGTCCTTTATTGGGAACACGATTGGTACGTAGTTTTCGTttgttcttgtgtgtgtgtttttaaagaaaggaaaaacagagagagaaagatatatatatatatatatatatatatatatatatatatatatatatatatatatatatatatatatatatatatatatatatatatatatatatatatatatatatagaaagAGATAAATAGACAGaatagatagagagaaaaaaagagagaagacagagagagatatagagagaaagagagaatagAGAGATatagtgagagagaaagagagatagagagatagagaaagagagagaaagagaagagagaaagagaaagaagaacgagaaagagagagagaaaaagagagagagagagaaagagaaagagagaaagaggaaaaaagagaagagagaaagagagaaagagaagagtgagagaagagagagagagagaaagagagagagagagagagagagagaaagaatgagaaagagagagaaagagagagaaagagaaagagagaaagaaagagaaaataagtatgaaagaaagagatagagataaagagagataTTTCTctttcgagagagagagagaagtatAAAAAAGTATCTAAATTTGATTACGGGCTAGCAGTGATCATTGTGCTAATTTTGTTTAcctttctcttcctctctctccctcacacacacacatacacacacacacactggggatggggaaaaacaaaacaaatccgaCTAAATTCTAAATTTAACGACTCAAAGTCATCGTAGCGAATGTTAGTGCAATTGCATTTTTGAAAGGCTGCGAAAGTAAGCGCGGATACGTTTGTGCCGAGAAAAAGAGGGTAAAAGAATAAATagctaaacaaaatttaaccaGTGAACCACGAAAAAGGGTTGATTGAACGATAAAATACGATAAATACGGGAAGAGTAAATTGCAGAACACTCACTGCAAAGCATGCGTACCTACCAATGTACGCTAAATCGTTGCTATTTTAAACTAACGAAGTAAAGCTAAAAGGATGTACtatatttaaacaaaaccacccaAACCCCCATTGTAGCGTGGAAAAGCGTGAGAACAAGGAGCAGGCTGGAAAAcaacaaggaaaaaaacaaaaacaaatggcTGTTATATATATGCGTGCGTGGGGCCGATTCCCGTAAAAAGGATTTGCGGACTGTTGCAAACCGGGTAGgggttgtttctgtttttttttcgtgtgggGGGTGAAGAGTTGTCTGTTTTTGGCTCAGCCCTTATCTCCATTGCATCCCCTACTCCCGCAGCCGCCGCCGTTGTATTTTTCATCCTATTCCAATGCAAACGTTTCTGTGTACTATGTTTTCTCGTTGTTACTTAATTCGTTGTTCGTGGCTGTTTGGGCCACAGGCGTAGTGTGATGCTTGTTATATCCCTGCAAGGCTACAAAGGCTAGGTGAGAAACttaacaacaaaagaaaaaaggagagaagacaaaaaaaatgaacagaaTATTTATATACGATAATCCATCCCTCGTGCTTTACCATTGCGAGCGTCAGAAGAATAATGTTACAAGGCTATATTTATTGATTCCTCTGCCAGTACGACTCTGTGGCGCCCGTGTTTGTGAGGGGCCGGAACAGGAGcggcaaataaaaaccaacaGATACTACACTAAGAACGGGAAGGTGATTGTAATAAAGGCGGTTTGTTTTTACGAAGCGCGAACAAAACCAATTTGttagagaagaagagaaagcgatggagagagatagagagagagagagagagagagagagagagagagagagagagagagaaagagagagagagtggcaACTGATCAGTTAGCTGGCAATGCTGCGGCACTTTCGAAACTATCCCGAGAACAAAGTTCAGAACTTATTAATGTTTCAGTTAATTTGTATGTTAGAGTTTAATGGAAacctattttaaataaagtgGAACTTACGAAGGAGTAAAATAATGCAGCATCTAAACAATCTCGATAACGCGGACATGGAGGAATCTAGATCGTTAGACACCCCCACCACACCTACCGTGTCTGTGAGAAGCTCGCATTGCAGCAGACGCAACCTTCCTCCCAGACACTTGGAAGTTGATCAAAACAACGGCAGCACGCGGTGCAATGCAGCAGCTTCCAAAagcggcacaaaaaaaaaacaccgaaaaTCCTCAGCTTTAGTTTGTTTAGTCTGCTGTTCGAAGCTGTTTTTGGATCATGCAGTCCCCGCAACCCATTCCCCTGGCGGCACCCCTTTCGCAACAGTCGCCGGTTCGCTGGTTGCAGGTCGTCCATCTGGATCAGCACGCTCTGCGCCACAATGTGCGCCATACAGCTTGAAACCCAGATATACGAGTGAGCAGGGGGATCGGTCGggttgcaaaaaataaataataagaataataataacaacggCATGAATTTGGTGCACGAAAAGTGTTTCTATGCAGCGACTAGAACAGCATACTGCAGAGCAGGACGGTAACATTTGTACAGCTTGCCCATGACCTGGCGCACCACTTGGTGAGCGTACGCTCGCGTGAAGTATCTCGTAATGTTATCGTGGTTTCTGCCCATCGGTATCGCTCGCtagaaagaaataattttagaacgaaatatttttttttttacatcttaTTACTTCTCATTTGAgaaactttttcatcttttGGATTCTTACTACGGTCATTTATGCCTTCCTCTTCTTTTGCATAACTTATTGAATGAACAATATCCATTAAATGGTCACACTATTTCTTAGCTCACTTTaaccttttgttttgtaatttgcgaaataattaaatatttccaTGAACATTActcgaaacaaaaccaaaaatcagCATGAATCAGCAACgttgttttgattgaaaatttcGATGATTTGTAGAGCTTGTCAGGCTTATTCTATTCATGATATCGAGATGTCTCGAACATCAAATTGCATATTGTTAAGGACAAAAAAGGTTTACTTTATAATAAAAGTACGTTGCGTCAAAAAGCAGTTTGGTGGTTTCCGTAAAAATGTATCGAGCAGTAGAGATTTATGCTTGACAGTgtcgatgtgtttttttcgatTCGAGTATCACGCAAGGTGTTATATTCGATATCAAAACCCCGACagaaaatgaatcaaaatCGACGTTTCTGCTGTTTTGAAGTGAAATATTAAAGTTTTCTACTTTGGTACTGATATGTCTTAAAATGAATGTACTAATGCTCTATCACGTACACTTtgctaaattaataaatatgcGCATATCAAGAGAGTCGTCGCAAATATGCAGTATTCCTTTAAATTACTTTTCTATGCaataatctatttttttacCAAGCAACCCAGCGAATTCGtacctcctgaataaaaaaataatttttttatgtgaAACTCGTAATCAACTACAACTGTCCATAATTTAAAACAAGGTCAAAAATCGTGCTATAAATTAAAGACAGAATAAAATACGAGTTTTTTGTGAAAGCCAGACCCTAATATGATAAACAATATTGTTTTCCCGTCtataaagtatttttttgtggtttttattgtttctggATTGTTTTGAATgctatttatatatttttttttttgactcgTCCCGCCATTGGGCGTTATCCAGAatgtttttgatatttttttatttattttgagtgAGACTATGACTAACTAACTAAAATGTCTGTGTCCATCATTCTCAGTTTGGTGCCATTATTTTAATCCAAcggaaaacaattttttttgtttttgcttccagTGTCGTTATTTCATCAGTTGTTTTGTGCTTTACAATCGCGACAACTCATTCATTAGTGGTAAAATTAGATCGACAAAGATACGCAcgtttgaaaatttattttgttcattaaatcaaacattttttcaGATATCATACAAAATATGCGCGctcaaatgtattttcatcATAGCATAAACACTTTTGGTTTGGAATGTTACATTATTGAGTTATGAAATACTTACTTTCATCATGCATTTATTAGAAGTGTCCCGTTTATCTTTCCCGACGGATGTTCGGtatttattaaaatacaaCACCTTTTACCTCTTCCACTACTGTTTTTTAGCTTGCCATCGCATCGAATCAACTCGGTAGGGAGAATGTTGGGAATCCACACGCAACCGTGCTTGTGCAAGCGAGCGCTGCTATCAATGACACTACCGGCCCATGTTTCTAAGCGCCACGATCCGCAAGGTACAGGTTTGTGTTCGGATATACGGTCAGACAAGAAAGCAGACAAACAACGAGAGCaccattttttgtaattattttttattgccattaTGAATATCTTTATTTTGCTTCATACTGATACTAATGTGATACGGAGTTAAAATTAAACGCGTAGCGCGTTAACGCGTTACAACTTTACCGCGCGCCCTTACACCGGCCATTACACCGAGCGTGTGTAACAGAGCCCTTCTTCCCGCAACGGAAAGCAGGAAACGAGGCGGGCAAAAAAGACCAAACTGTGTGGCGCCTGCTTCACCCCTCCCCGCGGCAAAACGGAGCTCAAACCTCCGCTTCTTttcccacacgcacacacgcacccacacacacgcactccgacatacacacacagacacaaataGGCGCACGGGCCCGTGCCTGTTCCACCGGTGCCTGTAATATGATACATTTTACAACAGCTAAACTTGCCCTCTCCCACCTCCCTTTCCCCCTCCCGGTGCTACTACAACTACTAAGCTACTGAAACACAGCAGCCACCACACCGTAGGCAAACGATCGCGGGCGTCGGGTGTGGCAGCGGTGCGTGCGCTTTACTAATCTCATTAGCTTACTATCCCGGCTTACTGCTCGGCTCGGCTGTGTATTACTTATGCATGAAGTATCCCGCACCAGACGCTATCAAGCCAAGGTGGCGTTG is a window from the Anopheles merus strain MAF chromosome X, AmerM5.1, whole genome shotgun sequence genome containing:
- the LOC121588957 gene encoding E3 ubiquitin-protein ligase Nedd-4-like isoform X3, with amino-acid sequence MANVDENGCAGAAPDGQQPLDGAYPLRIKVVAGLQLAKKDIFGASDPYVRIDVNQISGDATVLSKFTKTKKRTLHPKWNEEFILRVNPAEHKLVLQVFDENRLTRDDFLGMVELSLDQLPKERPGVEIPIRSYPLRPRSARSNVRGELQLYHAFIVDQDSNETDWEMVDSNPVPSVASTPRTSTSNAAAFELPQGWEERQDANGRTYYVNHVARSTQWERPTAVPMEAIAESDMDVAFQRRVHISVDDSATSDTGSVGSDLAALQLNTSRSNSLVSASNGSLASSARPDGTAEADSTHTVVLRSGAAPAQSAHRHLSTPPRLPAALVRSSTRAVPIPGRAAAAAALNRSRSAVSRWTTVGAAGQQRTARPGRHEQLTEEPAQTTAEQENGENGGVQLRSSAHLADGGRRSSSRSSIGSDSSLRAQQRAAIDAADEDMVDGGGVGQTVVRSGSSHSSSSSSASSNLNGDRRPSTSGGTHPHHHQHHNNNNNGGTFGTGATHGSNSINNNDTSDDRSSTRSSTSNENDSSGSSPSTGGGAGSMTLPAGWSMQLAPNGRVFFIDHNERKTSWVDPRTGRASPMPTSQGSAALNDVRRPEDGLAPLPEGWEERVHSDGRIFFIDHNTRTTQWEDPRLSIPNIAGQAVPYSRDYKRKYEYLKTQLRKPQNVPNKIEIKVRRASIMEDSYRIINSVTRLDLLKTKLWIEFEGEAGLDYGGLAREWFYLLSKEMFNPYYGLFEYSAMDNYTLQINPYSELCNEDHLLYFRFIGRIAGMAVYHGKLLDAFFIRPFYKMMLQKPIDLKDMEAVDTEYYNSLVWIKENDPSELMLTFCVDEETFGQTTQHELLPNGADIDVTNENKDEYIRLVIQWRFVSRVQVQMQAFLDGFGSLVPLNLLKIFDEHELELLMCGIQNIDLRDWKRNTLYKGDYYPNHVVIQWFWRAVLSFSNEMRARLLQFVTGTSRVPMNGFKELYGSNGPQMFTIEKWGTPENYPRAHTCFNRLDLPPYESYQQLKDRLIQAVEGSQGFAGVD
- the LOC121588957 gene encoding E3 ubiquitin-protein ligase Nedd-4-like isoform X5, with amino-acid sequence MANVDENGCAGAAPDGQQPLDGAYPLRIKVVAGLQLAKKDIFGASDPYVRIDVNQISGDATVLSKFTKTKKRTLHPKWNEEFILRVNPAEHKLVLQVFDENRLTRDDFLGMVELSLDQLPKERPGVEIPIRSYPLRPRRSVRARSNVRGELQLYHAFIVDQDSNETDWEMVDSNPVPSVASTPRTSTSNAAAFELPQGWEERQDANGRTYYVNHVARSTQWERPTAVPMEAIAESDMDVAFQRRVHISVDDSATDMDNISIDNDSFDNIEEEEEEEQEQEEDGREHEPLAPGLVGDGAIEVQAGEAIATSADNDEVGVDALAHAAAESLAIDSSSERSPEVSITEYLLCGDALEENGENGGVQLRSSAHLADGGRRSSSRSSIGSDSSLRAQQRAAIDAADEDMVDGGGVGQTVVRSGSSHSSSSSSASSNLNGDRRPSTSGGTHPHHHQHHNNNNNGGTFGTGATHGSNSINNNDTSDDRSSTRSSTSNENDSSGSSPSTGGGAGSMTLPAGWSMQLAPNGRVFFIDHNERKTSWVDPRTGRASPMPTSQGSAALNDVRRPEDGLAPLPEGWEERVHSDGRIFFIDHNTRTTQWEDPRLSIPNIAGQAVPYSRDYKRKYEYLKTQLRKPQNVPNKIEIKVRRASIMEDSYRIINSVTRLDLLKTKLWIEFEGEAGLDYGGLAREWFYLLSKEMFNPYYGLFEYSAMDNYTLQINPYSELCNEDHLLYFRFIGRIAGMAVYHGKLLDAFFIRPFYKMMLQKPIDLKDMEAVDTEYYNSLVWIKENDPSELMLTFCVDEETFGQTTQHELLPNGADIDVTNENKDEYIRLVIQWRFVSRVQVQMQAFLDGFGSLVPLNLLKIFDEHELELLMCGIQNIDLRDWKRNTLYKGDYYPNHVVIQWFWRAVLSFSNEMRARLLQFVTGTSRVPMNGFKELYGSNGPQMFTIEKWGTPENYPRAHTCFNRLDLPPYESYQQLKDRLIQAVEGSQGFAGVD
- the LOC121588957 gene encoding E3 ubiquitin-protein ligase Nedd-4-like isoform X2, with protein sequence MANVDENGCAGAAPDGQQPLDGAYPLRIKVVAGLQLAKKDIFGASDPYVRIDVNQISGDATVLSKFTKTKKRTLHPKWNEEFILRVNPAEHKLVLQVFDENRLTRDDFLGMVELSLDQLPKERPGVEIPIRSYPLRPRRSVRARSNVRGELQLYHAFIVDQDSNETDWEMVDSNPVPSVASTPRTSTSNAAAFELPQGWEERQDANGRTYYVNHVARSTQWERPTAVPMEAIAESDMDVAFQRRVHISVDDSATSDTGSVGSDLAALQLNTSRSNSLVSASNGSLASSARPDGTAEADSTHTVVLRSGAAPAQSAHRHLSTPPRLPAALVRSSTRAVPIPGRAAAAAALNRSRSAVSRWTTVGAAGQQRTARPGRHEQLTEEPAQTTAEENGENGGVQLRSSAHLADGGRRSSSRSSIGSDSSLRAQQRAAIDAADEDMVDGGGVGQTVVRSGSSHSSSSSSASSNLNGDRRPSTSGGTHPHHHQHHNNNNNGGTFGTGATHGSNSINNNDTSDDRSSTRSSTSNENDSSGSSPSTGGGAGSMTLPAGWSMQLAPNGRVFFIDHNERKTSWVDPRTGRASPMPTSQGSAALNDVRRPEDGLAPLPEGWEERVHSDGRIFFIDHNTRTTQWEDPRLSIPNIAGQAVPYSRDYKRKYEYLKTQLRKPQNVPNKIEIKVRRASIMEDSYRIINSVTRLDLLKTKLWIEFEGEAGLDYGGLAREWFYLLSKEMFNPYYGLFEYSAMDNYTLQINPYSELCNEDHLLYFRFIGRIAGMAVYHGKLLDAFFIRPFYKMMLQKPIDLKDMEAVDTEYYNSLVWIKENDPSELMLTFCVDEETFGQTTQHELLPNGADIDVTNENKDEYIRLVIQWRFVSRVQVQMQAFLDGFGSLVPLNLLKIFDEHELELLMCGIQNIDLRDWKRNTLYKGDYYPNHVVIQWFWRAVLSFSNEMRARLLQFVTGTSRVPMNGFKELYGSNGPQMFTIEKWGTPENYPRAHTCFNRLDLPPYESYQQLKDRLIQAVEGSQGFAGVD